From Hemibagrus wyckioides isolate EC202008001 linkage group LG11, SWU_Hwy_1.0, whole genome shotgun sequence:
GCATTCACGCACACCTTGCTGTGAGTTATTGACTGAATGTTTCATCATCAGATGTGTACAGAGGGAGGCTTATAAAGCAGAAATTGCTTGTCTGGAGAATGAAAAAGCCATTCCCAAGCAGAGTTCCAGCTAGAGGCTGAACCCAGTCCTGGAGGATAGACTCTTAAGAATTGGAGGCAGACTAGAACAGTCCACACTCCTCAGCAATGATAAACATCCTCTCATCATGCCAGGCCATAGTTACATAGCAACCTTCCTAACAAATCATTGCCATGAGAAAGGAAATCATCAAGGTCGAAACTTTATAGAAGGAGCAATCCGCACTAGAGGATTCTGGATAGATGGAGTAAAAAGACTCATCAGTGACATCCTTCACAAGTGCATCACTTGCCACAAATAGAGAGGTAAAACAGCCAAAAAGAAAATGGCAGACCTCCCTTTGGAACTGCATCAACATGGAGCCACCCTTTACTAACGTTGGCTTAGATGTGTTCGGCCCCTGGGATGTATCAGTGCAAAGAACCCGTGGAGACCATGCCTACAGTAAAAGATGGGTGGTATTTTTCACGTTTATCAGTGCGAGCCATCCATAtcgataaagataaagatattgATAAAGTCAATGGACACatcaagcttcattaatgcacTTTGCCGGTTCTTCGCCATTCAAGGCCTGGCAAAGATCATATGATCTGACTGTGGTAGTAATTACACCGGGGCATGCAGAGAGCTGAACATGCTTGTGGTCTGTACCAAAGATTCCAGCATGACAAAATACCTCAGTGAAGAAGGTTGCAAATGGATCTTTAACCCGCCTCATTTGTCTTACATGGGGGAACCATGGGAGAGGATGATTGGACTTTCAAGATGGATTTTGGATGCCATGCTTCCTCAAATCAGCTCCTTGCATCTGACTAATGAAATGAGTATATGTATTAAATTACCCTGTGAATATATATTCACTAGTTAAGAGTGGTATTATACTTAATTATCATGCCATATATAACATTACATCCTCCTCCCCACTGGAGGGTGCTGTTTGACATAGTTCCAGTGGGGAGAAGAGCgaatacacaaaatattttataatttatttatttatatgtaatatatttctgaaaaaaatGGTTTCTTCAAGGCAAAAGTCTGTATTTAGTGTGACCTTCCTGAGCACTGAGCATAGTCTTGATTTACTGAAGATTTCTGAATCTTCATACCATATAACTGAATATATTGTATCAGGCAGTTCTTTTAGATTTAGGttatcttttatttctttttctgtacaGGTGATTCCATTCTGCCTATATGATATTTAGGTCTGGATAGTCCATGTCTATCAATGTTTTATCTGCTGTTTTTCTCTCCATATATCATGATCACTGCATTAGCAGTGTGCTTGGGATTGTTATCATGCTGAAAAATAAATCCATTCCAAATCAGGTGCTTTCCAGAAGGAATGGCATGTTGAATTTAAACCTATCTGTACATTTCAGCATTCATGATCCTATCTATTCAGACAATATCACCAACACCAATGTCAGAAATGCAGCCCCGAACCAGGACAGACCCTCCACCATGTTTCATTGAAGGCCACAAGCACTTATTCTTACATCTCTCTCCAATTCTTCTTCTCACACATTGTCcatgaatgaaaatgatgaaaatttcACTCCATAATTATTTCACTGATCTTTTTCCAATCTTTGTGAGCTTTAGCCTTTTCACCCTGTTCCCTTCTTGGCTGCTACCCTTCTACAAAGACCATTCCTTATCAAGCTTCTTCAAAATGCTGAAGGGTCAACTTGGCATCTCAATGAAGCTGCCAGATTTCTTGTCCTTCCTGGTCTTTTTTGTTCATGACCTCACTTGattcttttaatttctttataacAGCTTGAATACCATGTCTTGGTTAACCAGTTTGTTTACCGATATCCCTCTGAGAGTGGCCTTGCTGATGCAAAATTATGATTTCATGTCTGTCATGTTCTTTGGCATTATGAATTGAATTATGTGAATGAAAGTTGGTCTTAATAGCAAGCTTATAATGAATTAAACTCATACAACATGTGAATGCAATGCTCAAGTAGGTCTTGCACAAACCTGGTGTAATAGACCTTTTTCACAGCACTCATGTTGACATGGACAATAAAAGTTGGCAAAAATCCCATAGTTATTCAGTGAGTTAAAGGGCAGGGATTTGAGAAGTTCTTTCATTGTCATCCTGGAGGTACAGGTATGGGCTTGGAAACTTaaatccagtgaaaggaaattgtGATGCTATAGATACATATATATCAACATCCTATACAATGATGTGCTTCCAACAATTTTGGGAAGGCCCACATATGGTATAGTCAGATGTCCACAATCTTTGGCCTATCTTTTTGTAACCACATGTTTTTTCCACCCTTGACTGTCCAGATATGTTCTATTTGCTCTAAGCAAATCAGATAATAATCTGCTATATATGTGGAAATTTGCCCTTTATATGTCCTACTCATATTACTGCTTATTTAAGTAGTACCATATTCTTTCCTACTTTCCCACTAATTTGAAAGCAAGTTCATACAAAATACAGGTATCTGTCTGAGGatcatatttcatttgtttaatcaTTATGCAAGAACTCTTTTGCTATGGTTAAGTTTAAATACAGTAACAGACACCCAAATCTGATTGCGATGAAAGACCCTAGCTGCAAtaaaattttcacattttagctATAAGACAAAATGCACAAATTGTTATCTGTTTTCTATTACATCTCACTGTTGATTATTGTCCATAATCAACTTCTTGTTATGATATCCTTTATATGATAACCTTTATACTTTTAACCTTTTCACTtttaaatgttaacattttgaaatcagtgaaaacaaaacactgaaatgtTGCTTAACCTTTTATAATGTATAGTTGGCTTTTTCAAGCCATCCTCAAAGTACATCCATGAACTTAAATTTTCTAATTTACTCTGTTTTTCCCATGGAACATCTATATCCTGACTAAAAATGGCTTCAAAAACTCACCACATGTCCTGATAACCTGTTTAGATAACCATCAAAAATATATGGCTTATAAAACCTTGTCCCCCACTGCATGCTATATGCtgtcagacaaaataaaaaattttaataaagttCAAATTCATATGTAATTATAAGCAACTAGCACTGAACACATACAAGAATTCTGCAAATTTAGGCAAGGGGCCATTGGCTTTGTGAAGCTAATCCAAGCAGCATCTACACACAATTTAGCTAAATTAAAGTGATTGAGCCCTTGATCACAATCTGTAGTTGAGGAATCTGtcaattaatatatatatatatatatatatatatatatatatatatatatatatatatatatatatatatatataaattaaaaattcagTCATGATATATTAAATCGCAGGGCATGTCATATGAAAATGTTCTTCaagaccaataagtaatatgtaATATACTTATGTTACGTGATACTTTAATTACTTGAACAGCATGGCCTTTTGGGATAAAACTTGCAATGATCCAGTAAGCCTGGCAAATTTCAACTATCAATATAGTAATAAATATGACAATATATGATCATTTGAATTGAGTCCTACATGAAAATTTTTGTGTAAATCCATATAAGGAATtgtcagtgctgctgaattGACACGATATGGAACGTGTATATTCGTCGAGAAATCCAATGTATTACAGgtaaataatacatttgtatAAAACTGACTGACTAACTatgtctttaaataaaatgcagtatTTAATGGCACTGGATGCAGCTCGGCAGGACCCGCCTCTGGATTCGCTGAGGTTAAAACGGAGTGCAGCGCGCCACCGAACTGAACATGTGATGAGCTCTTTGCATCCGAAAGTGTATTCTAGGAACACTTAGGCTCACTGGTCCCGTTTGAAAAAGGAAATAGGCACAAAGATCGTCGCGTTTTACAGCCCCACTGAACCGCTGATCGTAACCGAATAATCGGTGTATTTGAATCCTTCCAATTTTCCATATCGTGAAAATTGGACATTGGGAGACTGACGTACCCCGAACTGATTCTACTGAATCAATTTATACcccccaccactcactcaagCTAACTCATCCATGGATCTGGAGGGAAGGAAGACACTCATTAGTACCTGCGCCTTGATCGCGCTCTTACCTGCTTGTTTCGCCTTCTACGTGCCGTGCGACCCGTGCGATCAGAAAGCGCTGTCCTTGTGTCCACCCCTACCCACGACCTGCCAGGCGGTGAAGGAGCCGGGATGCGGCTGCTGCTTGACCTGCGCGCTCCAGGAAGGACATACGTGCGGAGTCTACACGGGCACGTGCGCCGCGGGTCTGCGCTGCCTGCCGCTCGTCGGTGAGGAGAAGCCGCTGCATGCCCTGCTACACGGCAGGGGTGTGTGCATGAACGAAAAAAGCTTCAAGCCGGCCACGGGTGAGTTCCTGCACTGACTGGCCAGTAATAAAATGGTGAATCGTTTAATTTGTAAATGCGTGTACACAAtatttactattactactaccactactactactactaccaccactactactgctactaataataataatacattttcctATTTTTGCATGCTCTGAAGTACTGTAGTCCAGTCCATCACCATTTAGCATTTATAAACTTTGGGGGAAAGGTATATCCGTCTAGCATAAAATGTTCCATGTATTTGAAACTAATTTTCTAAAGAATATCTAAGGCACATAAAGAACAATAGAACAATAGGTTTGTGCAGCAGTATCATAGCATTTACATGTCTTAGAAATCTGTTTTCTAATCTTTATCTATTGTCAGACTGACTTAGaatgtctctctctatgtgcTGATTGCATATTATGCAAGGTTAAGGGATTTGCTCTACAGGGcactggtagctcagtggtaggtttctcgcctaccacaCGGAAGGCcccgattcccagccagtgcccaaaccccagccactgtatgcagtgccggtcccaagcccggataaaaatgggaggaaggaaggccatccggcgtaaaaacctgtgccaagttgttgcacggaccagttggtccgctgtggcgacccctcacacgtagggagcagctgaaagatcatcAACAACAAGGGATTTGCTCTACGGTGATTAAGCAAAATCTGCTTGTACTGCTTTGGGCTGCAATGTACATAGCCTAACCTAtctctgtaaaaaaacaaaaaacaaaacagccctCCAAGATTAGGAAATAACAATATGGAATCCTATCAAAACCGTATAAAAGAAATCTGCTTTATTATACTGGGGCAGATTAATAAAGCAAGGCAAAGCCCCTAAATAAAGTTTTGCCCTTTTTTTGGAATTGTGGGAATTATTGGGGCAAGAGATTTGTTTATGAAGTATGCTTATATGGTACAATGACCCTCggttttttccacattttatggTGAAAGGAATGGTGAAAGGGTAAAAGACATACACATAATTTAATTGGGTACTCACCACCTTCAATTTAAGTGTTGTAGCTTTTAATAATATTTGGAATaaacttcatttttttcttttagttgtTAAAGTGGGAATAAATGATGAATTAAGAATTTTCTGTAACAttgcatttttaaaatcctAGTGACTTGAAACTTTTTATTCGTTCCCAGAGGTATTCAATGACTCTTAAGGTACATAATTACACCAGTAGATGGTGCCAGTGTGTGTCTTTTCAGCTATTATAAGTAAGTCCAGATTTTACTGAATTGTTGATGTTGGcttctggtggtccagtggcaggatcccatgctctcacTGCCACGGCCCAGGCTTGACTCCTTAGCAGAGAACCAACCCTAGGTTGCCCTTAGGGAAAGTCCTAAGCCCAGATAAAATAGGATAGTAACatggaagggcatccagcataaaacctgtcaaatcaaatatgcagactGAAAGGTCCATTGTGGCAACCTCGAACAGGTAGCAAGTTGTTAAACTAATACCAGTGAAGACAAATTTGTAATTACTTTGCATGAAAGCTGTACTTATTTTCAAGGCACATGAATCCTAGAACCCaattcattttcatgaaataaattTCAGTCTGTGCAATCTAGTTTTGAGAACATTGTTGATGTACATGTAAGTAGTTTTCAATGttacaattatttaaaatagcCATCAGTCAATTTTACACATTCATATATAGTGGATTATTCTATGAACACATTCCTGTATAGTGATTATGCTATGAACATCTCAAAACATAAGGCTTGTGTTATTGCTACACATTTTTCAAATGCAGTTTCACCTCTTTTTTTCTTGAAggcaaactgaacaaaaaacttcatataacattatatatcaGCTGAGCTGACATCAGCGAGTCAGCAAATCCTTGTTGGTTCACCTACTTTGTTCATTTGATTCACAAATCACAATTACCAGTTTGTtcattctgtttaaaaaatggCAATTACTGTTTTATTCACTTTGTTCATGAACTGAAATACCAGTTTCCTCAGAATCATTAGGGCTATCATTCTTGTTCAGACTCAAAGCAAGGGGCCTAACGTTGACATGCTTATTCACAGCCTGTATTCTATTGTCTGACAGGTGTTTCTTTTTGCCCTGGCCATCCATGACATGCAAGTCCCCATCATGTTGTTCTTGTTTCACTGTTCTTGTTTTTTATAAGCTCAAcaccttcagctctgctacctccagctctgactcctgtctcttcctcagtgaaactgtctctaaaccatacaacATGGgcagtctcaccactgtcttgtacaccttccccttgatttttttctgatatttttctatcacacagaactcccgacacctttttccacccattccaacctgcctgcacttgcttctacactctccattactctgtaatgttgaccccaagtacttaaactcctgtacattcttcaccctgtaatcttactgtttcACTTCCtgccctttcattcacacacatgtacacagtcttaatacgactgactttcattcctcttctctccagcacaaacctccacctctccaggttttcctccacctgctacctgctctcactacagatcacaatgtcatctgcaaacatcattgtccaaggagactcctgtctgacctcctctgacaactggtccatcaccatagcaaacaggaaggggctcacaGCCAATCTCtaatgcagtcccacctccactttgaactcctctgtctgacctacagcacacctcaccactgtcctgctcctctcatacatgtcctgcaccactctgacatacttctctgctacatAATGAAACAGAACTGAAAAAAAGAGGACTGATGATTccatgattaaatttggcaatatTTTATGCTGGATCCCCTTCCTGATACAAGCCTCTCTATTTACACtcccggcacagaagtcactggactgtgacccccatggctagattaatcATTTTGACTCACTTAAAAGttgatcattttaatttataattacattttcaaACATAAAATGGAAAATTCTATGAAACTGATTCATTAATGAGACTGGTTAATAAGAATGATCTTTTTAATTTActgattaattaaatttatagtGAAACAGAACAATTTCCAACACAGCATTAAGAATTCGAAGGCTAGACTGGAATTCATGAAGTACAGAGATGAGCTACATGGAACCAAGATTGACTTCTACAAAAGtcatggaaaaaacaaaacatggagCATGAAAAATACACACGTGTGGCAATGGGCTGCACATTTTGATGTATGTGTCTTTGACGGTGGGTCAAAAACTGAGGAAGTTATGTGATTATAAAGAGTCTAGGAAATATgataagaaaaaacaaaaacagaataataaactCACAGTTATATAAAATAGAGATGCATGCACTGCATAGCAGCCaccactaataaaaaaaataattacaagaaGAAACTCACACAATTATAATAGTGATTCTTATATTGCATAATTATAAGCACAATTATACTCTCTGTACACTTttttaggaacacctgtacatctgcttatttatgcagttatataattagccaatcatgtggcagcaacaTAATGCATAAACTCACATAGATAAAGATcaaaagcttcagttaatgttcacatcaagctTTAGAATGGGGCAAATTTTGATTTCTTTGActtaactgtggcatggttgttggtgtcaAATGAGCTGGTTTAAGTATTTTAGAAATCACTGATCTCCTTGGATTTTCTCACAACAGTCTCTAGCATGTAGACAGAAtagtgtgggggaaaaaaacctgtGTGCAGAAGGCCTGCAGGCTcaaacaccttgttgataagagagatCAAAAGAGAAGGACCAGATTGCTCTGAGCTGACAGTAAATCTATAGATCTATAGGAAGTCTATAAATAAGCACTCTTCACAACCGCGGTGAGCAGAAAATTATCTCAAAATGCACAACACATTAAACCTTGaggtgcatgattttatgcattgtgctgctgccacattcctgattagataactgcaaaGTAACTAGATAGTGATTTTACCTGCAGAAACTGCAAGTGTGTTGCAACAAACATTTTTAActtataaagaaaatatatataatatctggTTAGGGTATTTTCCAATTtacatttgtatatttgtatattaatgCATTCAGGGAATTAGCAATCAGGGGTATTTACATTTGGGTTTATGGCAATTAAGGTCAGTAGTTTATTTTTTGATGTTGGGTCAATTCACTAGGGGAATATTTACAGTgtattttggtttatttatattttatcttgATGTATGAAAGGAAAAGGATGATGTCATCAGCATAAAGTGAGATGTGGTGTGTGGAATTCCTAATATGTATTGGAGAAATGAGAGAACTCTGTCTGACTATTTGAGCTAAGGGCTCCAGTGATAGCAAATAAAACTGGCGAAAGGGGGCAACCTTGTCTGGTGCCCCTCTGGAGAGAAAACTGTGAAGAAACTTTATGGCCAATAGAGACACATGCTGTGGGGTTGGAGTAAAGTGTCTGAACCATGTGAATGAAGGAGGATCCGAAGCCAAATCTCCTGAGTACAGCCCACAGATAGGACCATTCCATCAAAAGCCTTCACAGCATCCAAGCTAAAGATTGCACGAGTGCTTATTATCTCTGCGGGCATCAATTATATGCAAAAGGTGCCTGACATTGTCTGAGGCCAATCGGCCTTTAATGAAGGTGGTCTGGTCCTCATGAATCAATCCAGCAATACATGTATTCAATCTGTTAGAAAGAACTTTTGCATATATCTTAATATCAGAATTTAACAATGATAAGGGTCTGTAACTCCCACAATCCACTGCGTCCTTCCCAGATTTTAACAATAGTGAAATTAGTGCTGCCCTTTGGTCTCTGTGAAAGTACTCAACATCAAGCGAGTGCTGAATAGACTTAAGTAGTAAAGGACCAGCCAAATCCCAGATCTCTAAAAGGAACTCTGGAGGTATTCCATCTAACACCAGCGATTTATGTCTGAGAGATCATGTGATGCCTCTGTTTTATAAAGTTCAGCAAAAAAAAGTCTCTAAAGATGTTATTAACATGAGAAGGATGAGTCACAACCTTGCCAGTAGTATCTCTGATCGCAGTTACAGAGGCAAGATTCTCTGACTGTTAGAGTCTTAATGCAAGGAGTCGACTTGGTCTGTGTGATTGCTCATAATGTAACTGTCTAGTTCTGAGTAATATGAACTCTGCTCTTGAGCTGATGGCATCAATGGTAGAAGTACACATAACATCTGTCGTTCTCTTCTCTGTCAACTCCATTGCTAATGTGGATTAATATAATTGCCAAAAAGTCGCTGTTGGTTGAGCTTtgaaacaaaaagagagaaagtggttTGGCAGGATCAAGATTAAGCAGCCATCTTAGCTGGAGTCCAACCAGAAGTCCCTCTTTTCTGGTCTTTCTTGTGTAGTCCGCTTCAATAAATTGGCTAGTTTTCACACAAAGCTGCTCCGTAGTGTCAAGCCATGATATAGTGTTGAGTCACTCATTTGATTAATAATGTGTATTATTgtctataaattaaaaaaaaacaattgattttacattttgtacaaACTAGGGAGCTGGAGAacccacactctttaaaaaaaatttaattccaTATTTACTGTCTGATGCCCAAGAGactattttagtttagtttgtgATAATCTAGCAACAATTGTGTTTCATTCTTCATTCTGAAAACTGCAtttgaaaaacttttttttctgtttctttgctTGTCTTGTCCTCTGATGTAAGTTACCTTTCACATCCTAAATTATTGAGACTGAAACTCTGCCTATCCTTAGAGGAAAATGTTCCAGGTGGTGAGATACATGTAGAGAGTCATTAGGAAATTAATGCCTAAAGAAAACTTGTTGTATTATCATAATAGCTACCATTTGGCAAGGCATACAGTGTGCTGTATTTTATGACTTGCCATATCTTCTGATTGATTTGAATTTTCTCAAATAAAATACTTTCTGCTGTGAGCAAATTAGCTTTATGATTTGTTGATTCTAATCCATAGATCAAGAGTCACCAAAAGATGTCCTGGGGCTAGTGTCTGAGGATTTATTTCACCATTCTAAGGTGCCTTTGTTTTCTCAAAACCACAACAAGAAAGTATTGGCTGTTCATAAGGACAGGAAACAGTCTAAACACAGGAGCATGGTCCATATGAACTATTCCCCTCACAGCATAGAGAAGGCCCAGCCTGAAATGGTAAGACTTCTAGCAAAGCTTTCCATTCTGTCTTATTGCCTAAATGGGAACTATGCAGAAGTGTAGTGTTATGGTGTATTGTActtacataaaatatttatttgatttgtgtTAATTACAGGGACTTTGTAGGAGGAAACTTGACATAATTGTCCGGAGGATGAAGGACATGCCCAGAGTCATGGCTCTGTCTCTCTACCTGCCTAACTGTGACAGGAAGGGCTTCTTCAAGCGCAAACAGGTTTTAAGCTATATATAACATTGAAAAAACAGCATATAGATAGTAAAtatagatttacatttacatttatggcttttggtagacatccttatccagagcgacatgcAACAGTGCTTTGATGTCTCCATCAATAATACATCAGCACTGATTCACTAGGTCACCGACTTAGGATGCCATCAGTCTACATCTCTGTTGGgacatacaggggttggacaatgaaactgaaacgcctggttttagaccacaataattcattagtatggtgtagggccttcTTTTGCGgccatcaattcgtcttgggaatgacagatacaagtcctgcacagtggccagagggattttgagccattcttcttgcagaatagtggccaggtcactacgtgatgctggtggaggaaaacgtttcctgactcgctcctccaaaacaccccaaagtggctcaataatatttagatctggtgactgtgcaggccatgggagatgttcaacttcactttcatgttcatcaaaccactctgtcaccagtcttgctgtgtgtattggtgcattatcatcctgatacaccgccttcaggatacaatgtttgaaccattgggtgcacatggtcctccagaatggttcagtagtccttggcagtgacgcacCCATCTAgaacaagtattgggcctagggaatgccatgatattgcagcccaaaccatcactgatccacccctaTGCtacactctgggcatgcaacagtctgggtggtacgcttctttggggcttctccacaccgtaactctcccggatgtgggaaaaacagtgaaggtggactcatcagagaacaaaacaatgtttcacattgtccacagcccaagattttcgctgctggcaccattgaaaccgacgtttggcattggcacgagtgactaaaggtttggctatagcagcctggccatgtacattgaccctgtggagctcccgacggacagttttggtggaaacgggagagttgaggtgcacatttaattctgcagtgagttgggcatctgtggttttatgttttttggatacaatccgggttagcactcagacatccctttcagacagcttcctcttgcgtccacagttactcctgttggatgtggttcgtccttcttggtggtatgctgacattaccctggataccgtggctcttgatacatcacaaagacttgctgtcttagtcacagatgcgccagcaagacgtgcaccaacaatttgtcctcttttgaactctgatatgtcacccataatgttgtgtgcattgcaatattttaagcaaaactgtgctattactctgctaattaaaccttcacactctgctcttactggtggaatgtgcaatcaatgaagattggccaccaggctggtcaaatttagccatgaaacctccaacactaaattggccagtgtttcagtttcattgtccaacccctgtagatACATATTTAACTTTTACAGACTCATAACTGTATTTACATCTAGAATTAACATAATAAAGTTCAGAT
This genomic window contains:
- the igfbp5a gene encoding insulin-like growth factor-binding protein 5a, whose product is MDLEGRKTLISTCALIALLPACFAFYVPCDPCDQKALSLCPPLPTTCQAVKEPGCGCCLTCALQEGHTCGVYTGTCAAGLRCLPLVGEEKPLHALLHGRGVCMNEKSFKPATDQESPKDVLGLVSEDLFHHSKVPLFSQNHNKKVLAVHKDRKQSKHRSMVHMNYSPHSIEKAQPEMGLCRRKLDIIVRRMKDMPRVMALSLYLPNCDRKGFFKRKQCKPSRGRKRGICWCVDKFGATILGTNYSGGNIQCKDPENNSNNK